The following proteins are co-located in the Synchiropus splendidus isolate RoL2022-P1 chromosome 14, RoL_Sspl_1.0, whole genome shotgun sequence genome:
- the LOC128770805 gene encoding calcitonin gene-related peptide-like isoform X3 — MGTMVMLKISAFLVAYALVICQMYCSQAAPARPGLESMSDRVTLTDYEARRLLNAIVKEFVQMTAEELEQQATEGNSSVTAQKRACNTATCVTHRLADFLSRSGGMGNSNFVPTNVGAKAFGRRRRSVQM; from the exons ATG GGGACCATGGTTATGTTGAAGATCTCTGCTTTCCTCGTTGCCTATGCCCTGGTCATTTGCCAGATGTACTGCTCACAAGCCGCCCCTGCCAG aCCAGGCCTAGAGTCCATGTCAGACCGGGTCACACTCACGGACTATGAGGCACGGCGATTACTCAATGCCATTGTCAAGGAGTTTGTGCAGATGACggcagaggagctggagcagcaaGCCACTGAAGGAAACAG TAGCGTTACAGCACAGAAGCGAGCTTGCAACACAGCAACCTGCGTGACTCACCGCCTAGCAGACTTCCTCAGCCGATCGGGTGGAATGGGCAACAGCAACTTCGTCCCCACAAATGTTGGTGCCAAGGCTTTCGGTAGGCGGAGGAGAAGTGTCCAGATGTGA
- the LOC128770805 gene encoding calcitonin gene-related peptide-like isoform X4: MGTMVMLKISAFLVAYALVICQMYCSQAAPARPGLESMSDRVTLTDYEARRLLNAIVKEFVQMTAEELEQQATEGNSVTAQKRACNTATCVTHRLADFLSRSGGMGNSNFVPTNVGAKAFGRRRRSVQM, translated from the exons ATG GGGACCATGGTTATGTTGAAGATCTCTGCTTTCCTCGTTGCCTATGCCCTGGTCATTTGCCAGATGTACTGCTCACAAGCCGCCCCTGCCAG aCCAGGCCTAGAGTCCATGTCAGACCGGGTCACACTCACGGACTATGAGGCACGGCGATTACTCAATGCCATTGTCAAGGAGTTTGTGCAGATGACggcagaggagctggagcagcaaGCCACTGAAGGAAACAG CGTTACAGCACAGAAGCGAGCTTGCAACACAGCAACCTGCGTGACTCACCGCCTAGCAGACTTCCTCAGCCGATCGGGTGGAATGGGCAACAGCAACTTCGTCCCCACAAATGTTGGTGCCAAGGCTTTCGGTAGGCGGAGGAGAAGTGTCCAGATGTGA
- the LOC128770805 gene encoding calcitonin-1-like isoform X1: protein MGTMVMLKISAFLVAYALVICQMYCSQAAPARPGLESMSDRVTLTDYEARRLLNAIVKEFVQMTAEELEQQATEGNSMDRTLTKRCSNLSTCVLGKLSQELHKLQTFPRTNVGAGTPGKKRSVPESDSYASYGETFDSI from the exons ATG GGGACCATGGTTATGTTGAAGATCTCTGCTTTCCTCGTTGCCTATGCCCTGGTCATTTGCCAGATGTACTGCTCACAAGCCGCCCCTGCCAG aCCAGGCCTAGAGTCCATGTCAGACCGGGTCACACTCACGGACTATGAGGCACGGCGATTACTCAATGCCATTGTCAAGGAGTTTGTGCAGATGACggcagaggagctggagcagcaaGCCACTGAAGGAAACAG TATGGACAGAACCCTAACCAAGCGCTGCTCCAACCTCAGCACCTGTGTGTTGGGAAAACTGTCTCAGGAGCTGCACAAGTTGCAGACGTTCCCTCGCACGAACGTGGGTGCAGGAACGCCGGGCAAGAAGCGCAGTGTGCCTGAGAGTGACAGCTATGCAAGCTACGGCGAGACGTTTGACAGCATCTAA
- the LOC128770805 gene encoding calcitonin-1-like isoform X2, whose protein sequence is MVMLKISAFLVAYALVICQMYCSQAAPARPGLESMSDRVTLTDYEARRLLNAIVKEFVQMTAEELEQQATEGNSMDRTLTKRCSNLSTCVLGKLSQELHKLQTFPRTNVGAGTPGKKRSVPESDSYASYGETFDSI, encoded by the exons ATGGTTATGTTGAAGATCTCTGCTTTCCTCGTTGCCTATGCCCTGGTCATTTGCCAGATGTACTGCTCACAAGCCGCCCCTGCCAG aCCAGGCCTAGAGTCCATGTCAGACCGGGTCACACTCACGGACTATGAGGCACGGCGATTACTCAATGCCATTGTCAAGGAGTTTGTGCAGATGACggcagaggagctggagcagcaaGCCACTGAAGGAAACAG TATGGACAGAACCCTAACCAAGCGCTGCTCCAACCTCAGCACCTGTGTGTTGGGAAAACTGTCTCAGGAGCTGCACAAGTTGCAGACGTTCCCTCGCACGAACGTGGGTGCAGGAACGCCGGGCAAGAAGCGCAGTGTGCCTGAGAGTGACAGCTATGCAAGCTACGGCGAGACGTTTGACAGCATCTAA